The segment caatttcatatttatttcaacatgatatctaacaataagtatctattttttttaaaaaaatatcttaaatactccattatatataagtaagtatatatatttttatgtttttctattgaattttagattttacttagggtatatccgaaccgatctgatataacccgaatccgaatgatATATGATTACTTCaggtattatccgaaccgaaaccgatgtgttatatccgaacccgaaccgaacttgtAAATTTACTAGAATGGGATCTAGAAAGTGTTACAAAATAGAACCAAAATCCGaaaaaaccgaactgaaccccgaatggatatccgaacgcccaggcctaaaAACAATGATAAAACATGCACGCGTCTTGATAGGAAAAAAAACGTTGGATATATGTTCCTAAATTCTCACCTGGAATTTTCCTGAGGATCCATGTTCACAcattgagaagaagaagacaaagttaGAATATGCAAAGTTTATCAACAAGTAAAAATATCGAACAATGTCCACTTTATCAGATAACAGTGCCATAGATAAGATTAAGAATGAATATGACCCTATTGAAGATTCTTAGACCCTAATAATTGATGATTGGCCTAAATTACCTCTGTTGAATGAAAAGGAGAACAGGTGAGGATCCCTGACAGTCTCAGGGGAAACCTTCTTGCTGGTGAAGTTCTGCTTTCCCCCAAGTGCAAACCAAAAGGATGAGCTTTCCGTTCCTTCCTTAGCGTGCTTGATAGTAATCCCAGGCTGACTTGGCAGGAATAAAAGATAATTAGACTTACCAATCAAAAAACTGTTATATGAAGATGCATTGTTTCCTAAGCTTCATATAAAGTTTGTGTAAATCATATACTTGAGACCGTCTCAGCTAAACTAAAATGAAAGACAATACAATTCGAAACTACCTTTAAGAATTCAGTAACTTTAGCCGCCAGTTCTTGCTGCTCATGCGTACTTTCCTTTCCATGCCATAGGAACATTGAAGTACCAGATTGTAGAAGGAAGCAATCGTAAGAGTTCAAAGAAGTTGCCACCTGCAGAAACACAAATGTCAGACAATATGCGACATAATAGTCAAACCAGAGCAACATGTGTTTTCAACACAAAACTGAAAAGCCACCAGGCATCcttattaaaattgaatatttcACGAAGAGATAGGCAAGGTTTGCAGTGTAGAAGTTTTAGCAAGATATAAAATAAGGTAGACGCGTACCGGTTCAACTTGTAATGCCTTGTTATTGTGAACTCCAGTTCCAGACACTTGAATAAGTGCAATTGATTCCGGCATGTACGTTTCGTCTGTTGAACCTTTCTCTGTCACACTATTTTTGTAACCAGAGCTCAAACCACCCTAAAAGTTAAATGTAACCACATCAATTACCAGTACATTGTCTATTTGCCTTGCAGCAACAATCAAATTGCATTGACAATCAAAAGAAATACCTTAAGGATCACCATATGTTGAAAAAGCGCAACAAATTGTGGAGGCTCTTTACCCTCATATATACGGGCCTGCAAGAAAATCAAGTTATTCAACAATATTTAAGTGCTAGTAGCCACTGCTTACATATAGTTACGTATAACAAAATCATATGGTACCTGCACTGGTCTTCCCTTCAACGAATTTGTCATTGTGCTCGCCAGACGGACTGCCGTCTCTTGATCCTCCTAAACTTGGGAGAAAACAAAATTCAGATGCCAGAAGTCGAGGATCTTCTAAAATATACATAGAACTTTGGGAACTATTCCAAAATCGAGAGAACATAGCTCATAAGTAAATGACAATACTAACAGCAGCCCCTAATAACTAAAGAGCAAAACTGCAAATATCAATTTCGTAACATCTTGTTCCTTGAAGTCGATATCCAAACAGAAGATAAAATCACATTAGGAAGAAGCCAAAACATGTCGGCTTAATCAAAACGTCAAATGTCTTAATATCCCCTTCGCAATTATTAACTAAGGAGCTAAAATACTAATGTAAGCCAACTAAAACAGAGACATTTGTTTATAATAACATGATCACCAAAGATGTACCATTTGCCATAGTTACCTGAATGCTATTCTTTCCAAACCAACAGCACAAGAAGTAGTCTTCTTTCCTTTCACCAGAATGGTAGGCGTAAAGGACCAAATAGCAGTCCCCAGAATAGAATTTTCCAACATCATCTTTGGATAGAGGAATCTTGGACTTACCATCAATGAACCAAACCTATTACATGAGCTCAATGAGTTTggatgaaaaataaacaaaggGTAGCATTTATTGTTTTCCAGCATAGATTTGGATAAGTTGCCATCAATAGATTCTACCTGACCACCATCAGCGATACTCTAAACAAAGGGAAACAATAAATCAGCTTCTTAAAATAAAGCCTAAAATAAGTAATATTGCAAGAGAAACATCTATCATGCCATCAGGGTGGCGTTTACATCAGTGTTAAGAGTAGAAATCAACTGATAGCCAACAGAGCAGAGCCAGATCAAAAGGAAGATAAAGTACCTACCTATAAAGCTTAGGCGGAGTTGTCTCCGGAATAATGTCATCCTCACTAGCAACTTTCCTTGCGATTGGAGCAAAGCCCCCAAAGAGGACCCAGAACTCGCCAGAATCTGATTCTGTATCTAATTTCCCATCATCTGTTATGCAAGCAAATTATTATACATGCATTAGTACCTTAACTTGTGTACtgaagaaaaagtaaaaaaaagaagatttttcAAATAGGAATTCTAAATGCATCAAATACAACTTACCAACGATAGCAACGTCACATGTCCCTTCATGAAACTTGTCTTTCAAATATTGGACGACTGCCAACGCTTTAGCTCTTTCTTGGATATTTGAATTTGCACCATTAAACTGATAAATCTTTTCCTTGGTGTCCAAGATAAACACATCATCATGATTCAGTGATGAGCGAGCAAAAGGAACCTACGCAAGAAGACATATAAGCTCGCATACATAGTAAAGACCCCAGTAAAGAGAGTACATCACTTCCAGAAATCTGCAGAAAAAGAAACCTGCTTCAAGTGGACAGCACGTTTCCCTTTGCACGTATACAACCGGGTTTCAAATTTCTCCTCCTCGGGTTTTTTAAATCCAGAGGCGACACCACCCTCTAGCGGTATAATGCAAGGCTTGAAGTAAGACAAGAACTTGTCAGATTCATGACCTTGAATTTCACGGTGTTGGACAGCTCGGCCTCCAAGACCTGCATCAAGTTCAACCGTCTTCACAGCTGCTGTTCCAGCTTCATCCTGAAATCACCAATCGCAGattagtaacaaaaaaaaagattcatctttgtttttgttcGCTATATGCTAACATGAcaaaaatcagaaaagacaTACCTGGCTAGTATCTTTACCAATGCAAAAATGTATATCAAATAGATACGCACCCGCCTTATTCTGTGTTGTCTGCATAGATCAAAGAGAAACTTGCTAAATATGAAAAGTACTAAAGGGCATATAcactatatttttatacatatgcCCAGAGAAGAAAGCATGTTCTGTTTTGTAAGCAAATAccaaaatcattattttataatctgTCTATTgataagcatatatatatatatatatatatataaagagggGGAAAACAACAGTGGAAGGAATCTCAAACCTGCAAGACGATGTAAGTATCTCCCATATAGAACTTTCCATGTTCAGATTTGGGCACTAGAACTGGCTGAAAATTTTCGATTCTCCAGATTTCAGTCCCTCTAATAAATGTTTAAGTTCAACACCTCAGATAGCAGTGAAACATCCAACAATCCCAAGAAAACTAGTGCATACAAAAGCGATACCCACACGAAATTGCATTCTCCTCTCTACTTCCACTCATCATCAGATGTAATCTAAAGCAAAACGGAAAGAAATAAAGATTGTGGAAGGATACGGTTTCTGCCCGGCTCCTTGAAATGCAGGATCCAATACTTTTGTTGACCCAgacatatttgtatataatggtCAATCTCTTCCTTCAAGTGAAAACTACCTGCCAAGAACATACATATAACAATCAGAGAAAAAGCAAAAGGTCAGGCCCCGATAACCTAAAGAGCACGTTTGAGCTTGGTGCTGTTTGTTTGCTCATCTGGGTGATCTATCTAGGTGAAGATGCAAGTTGATATTCGTTTTGTACATTAAATTCTACATCCAAATGAATCACCCAACTGTATTTATGAAAACTCATTTCAAATTGTCATCCAAACGAGGGTGAGTCTTCACGGAGTGTATGGATGAAGGTGAGTTTcaccaaaaatttgataaatcttgtcaaaaaaaaaaatcccgcTAGAACcggaaaatgcaattttccgtcaaaatcgaaaaacacaatttctcgtcaaaaccgggAAAACCTAATTTTgccaaaatcgaaaaaacgCAATATCTCCTCAAAATTGTTCATCgaaatgagaaaaagaaattttccgtcaaaaccggaaaaacgaaATATCCCCGCCAAAGCAGGAAAATAATTTCcagccaaaaccgaaaaacaacattttccgtcaaaaccggaaaacacaatttctcgtcaaaactggaaaaatgcaatttcccaccaaaaccgggaaaatgcaatttcccgccaaaatcgtgaaaacgcaatttcccgccaaaaccaaaaaacacaatttctcgtcaaaacagGAAAtctcccgccaaaaccgaaaaccaccattttcccgtcaaaaccggaaacacaccatttctcgtcaaaaccggaaTTGACGGAAAATTacattttccgtcaaaaccgagaaaacgcaattttccgctAAAACCGAAAACCACTATTTGacgtcaaaaccgaaaaacacattttctcgtcaaaaccgggaaaatgcaattttccgccaaaaccggaaaaacataatttcccgccaaaaccgagaaaatgcaattttccgccaaaaccgggaaaacgtaattttccgccaaaaacgGAAAACACATTTTCTCGTCAACTTCCGTCAAAACCAAAAACCGCCATTTcacgtcaaaaccggaaaacacaatttctcatcaaaaccgaaaaatgtaattttccgccaaaaccgggaaaacataatttcccgtcaaaaccggaaaaacgtaattttccaccTAAACCAAAAACAccatttcccgtcaaaaccggaaaacacaatttctcgtcaaaaccggaaaatgcaatttctgccaaaaccggaaaaatgtaatttcccgccaaaaccgagaaaatgcaatttcccaccaaaacttTGAAAATGTAATTTTCTGCCAAAATCGAAAAGCACATTTTCCTCCAAAACTTAGAAAATGCAATTTTCtgccaaattttttaaaataaatttattttattattttagtaacaagTTTATCTCGATGTAGATGCAagttgaaaaaaacaaacaaacatagttgTATTGAGATGATTCATCTAGATGgataaatgaaatgaagagaCGAACAACACCCATGTAGAGCATCTGGATAAGACATCCAGATAGACTATCTGAATGCATCTTTTAGATGTACAAACGAACATGCCCTTATATTTTTAACTCATGCAAACATGACTACTTAATTCCCTCACCAGAATTCACTACTTTATGGCAATCATTCAGGGAATTCAagcttattattatttgaagaAGGATAACACTAAAGTCAAACAGTATCATCACTCTTGGATTTTTCATTGGAGAAGAAACATAATGGTGAGTGGTGACGTTATACTGTGCGTATCAGAGAAAAGGCTTCCACAGTTCGAAGCTAAACTACATAATCAAACTCAACATCTAGGCTTCCATCACCCGGAGTTTCAATCTATTGCTAAAAAAAAACCTTCCTTACTCTCATATCATTTCCACCACCACCGTAGTACGTCGTAGTATTCCGTTAACACACATAATCAATTCAATACTCTATAACTGTTTTTACACACACTTTATTTCTACGTTgcagtgatttgtattaaaatgacaaattcatGGTTATTCaaacatgtattttaaaaaacactttaaaatccagtgttattgaacttgtaATTTCAcaaaacactctgaaatccactattattaaacaaaaaataagtgggagattttagagtactttaaatgtttttagagTATTTGAGGAgagttttttagttataaaaataaaaataaaaatctcactgttttaaataagattttagagtgttttaacaaaaatcactccAAATTCTACAATTCTCCTACAATCATCTACAAACCtattaaaaatcatttcaaatttcagattcaatgCATCccctaaaattttgaaacagtTATCTTCAGCATAGTATATCCGGTCAACATGAAAAAGCTtgaaatatattgtaaaataatatacaGCAACTTTATTTAGAAACCTCATCATTTCATGGCCACCATCGGGTCCATTTCGCATATGAAATAGACACAAATGAACTCTTTCCAGTGAATAAAATACATGCATACGaactttaattattatcatagggaaacaatatataacttttacCTTCTTTCTTCGAGGCTCAGCAATCAGTTCGGAACATCCTTATTTGGTTATCTTAGCAGAGGACATGGTTGGGGGTATCGTTTCTTTATGTTTCTATTGGAACCTTTCTTGTTTTCTCAGTGGATTGTATTCAACGTCACATGTTTATTATCGTTTTTAGGATTATTATATTTCTACAATAATCATGATTCGTAGTGTTActttcataattaaaatataaaatagtcatTAGGTGATGGTGCTCGGTTCGCCGGTGCCGACCAGTTAACATCAGCCAGTTTTATACACTGCTTTTGCTATCCttgcaaagtttttttttttgtgaaactatCCTTACAGAGTTGAGATTTCAGAGTGCAACCATCATCGATATTTTATGAAAAtgctattatttttttctaaaggaAAAAAGAGAGGCTTGATTCAGAGAAGAAAATCACCAATATATACATCAAGACACAAAGCCAACTCATCATGAAGGCCAAACAAAATGACAgctcaaaatataaattagaatTTGGTCGTTTTCATTAATCATGCAGTCAATTAATCCATATTTATACTTTGAATATCTAGTCTAAGGActaattatatttaagtttaacaatatttatatatcgtCGGAGTCGAAGCAGATGACaacgatgaaactatacaaaacgattattaagaaaaaactatataaaaagttatatgaGGCTAAGGTCACTGCTAGTCTTAGTCCAAGTGGATAATATTTTCATCCATTGAGAATATTCACCTAAAAAGAAACCTTAGTCCATTGACCCAAAAAATAAAGTAAGAAACCTTACTCCACGGACAACTTAGCATCAACATTTCTCAGTATGATaggaacaaaaaaattaatacataaaagcttttttttttttattcaaacaaacTTCAACAGCCCACATTTTGATGATCGTTGCTTTTTCACTAAAAGATTCATTTTTATTGATCAACTGTGAAATATACAAGAATCAACACTTAAAACATTATACAGtggagaaaataatataaatctcGTCTTTCAAGTTTCACTAATAGTGTCCACAGGAGCAAGTTCCATTCTTAAAATGATGAAACCTCCTAAAATCTCTCAATATGATCTCTCTGTCAACAATCTTTGAGATAAACTTTGATGAATATCAATGTATTAATCAACGTATCTAATGAGATCATTGGATATTATTTGAAAGTTCATATTATTCAACAATCTAAGGTTTATTGGTTCAATGATTTATATCTGAAATTTATTGATCAATGTATCTAATGAGATCATTGGATATCATTTGAAAGTTCATATCATTCAACAATGTGAGGTTTATTGGTTCAATGGTTTATAtctgaaatttatttatcaatgtATCTAATGAGATCATCGGAATATTAATACAAATGAATAACAAtgaatttgtcattttagtACAAATCACTTAAAACTCTTGGTTGAATACACCCTCCTTAGAACATAAGAtttctcaatatatatatatatatatatatattgagattgagtattttttaaaaaaaaaattatgagaaaTTTCCACACTAAAGTATTTcatgatttcttaatatatgaaATACTACATTTTAGTGCTCCTTCAGTTTCTTAATATATGatcttatatctaaaatcatatatattacaaaggttataaatttaaaatttaaataatttaattaatcataaaatataagtGATTGACCAGTTTTCAACAAAGTTGAGTTTATTATAAAaggttaaaattatattttaaaacatcaaaaatatattaaaacattatgTACTATGAAATGGAAAAAGTATAGAATAAGAGAAACATtgttgaaaaatcataaaatgagaagaaaaagttaaaaaggGAAAAGCAGCCGTAGTTGAATACACCCTCCTTAGAACATAaaatttttcaatatatatatatatatatatatatctgaaatTTATTGATCAATGTATCTAATGAGATCATTGGAATATTATCTAGAAGTTTATATCAATCAACAATTGAGGTTTATTGGTTCAATGGTTTAAATTGGTAAACTtaagaaaatgaataaataatgTACATTCTAAGTACATTCTAACTACTGAGGTAGGTTAGAAGAATAAAAAGTTGATTTCAGTATTCACACCTATTAAGATAGATGCGATAGACATAGATAACTAATTTTAATACAACTAGTATACAATAGCTAAACTATCAAAAACTTAGTTCtgtcagttacaaaaaaactcagttttatataaatgaaactGAATAAATGCATTTATTATTCTCTATCTCTAACTCAATCTGTATCTAATTCAATATATGTGTAATCGAATTGATTATTCATAATCAAATCTCTCTTGATGACGATGATGTTAACTTGGAGGCTGCAAAACAACAAGCTCTGGCCGCATGAGCAGAGACAATAAAAAGGTATGAAGGCTAATTGAATCGAAAATCAGCTGATGACGCATGAGAGTCACCTGAGTATTCTTAGCTCCACCGTGATTTGCCAATACTTCCTCGGCGGCGTCATCGTCACAAACCggctcatcttcttcttccgtAAACTTCTTGGTGAACTCTTTGACTGTTTCTTTTTGCTTGATTCGTAAATTCTCCAATCTCGCTATTCTCTTCTCCAAATCtttcatcatctttttttttcttttctgggaAAATAGAGTGGGAAAAAGGATTCAGGGGTATTTAAATTTTGGTGATCGTTTCTTCCCTCCTGGTGTGTTTCTCTCTCTTAAATTGATTCTCGATTCTAATGGGATTTGAAACGCTATTGATGAGAAATTT is part of the Raphanus sativus cultivar WK10039 chromosome 5, ASM80110v3, whole genome shotgun sequence genome and harbors:
- the LOC108862174 gene encoding villin-2-like; the protein is MSGSTKVLDPAFQGAGQKPGTEIWRIENFQPVLVPKSEHGKFYMGDTYIVLQTTQNKAGAYLFDIHFCIGKDTSQDEAGTAAVKTVELDAGLGGRAVQHREIQGHESDKFLSYFKPCIIPLEGGVASGFKKPEEEKFETRLYTCKGKRAVHLKQVPFARSSLNHDDVFILDTKEKIYQFNGANSNIQERAKALAVVQYLKDKFHEGTCDVAIVDDGKLDTESDSGEFWVLFGGFAPIARKVASEDDIIPETTPPKLYSIADGGQVWFIDGKSKIPLSKDDVGKFYSGDCYLVLYAYHSGERKEDYFLCCWFGKNSIQEDQETAVRLASTMTNSLKGRPVQARIYEGKEPPQFVALFQHMVILKGGLSSGYKNSVTEKGSTDETYMPESIALIQVSGTGVHNNKALQVEPVATSLNSYDCFLLQSGTSMFLWHGKESTHEQQELAAKVTEFLKPGITIKHAKEGTESSSFWFALGGKQNFTSKKVSPETVRDPHLFSFSFNRGKFQVQGNSFQKKAASLLGTHHVVQDQSSGGNQGPRQRAAALAALTSAFNSPSGKTSSPNRDRSNGNQGGARQRAEALAALSSAFNSSPSSNSPPQRPGLTTRSSQRAAALAALSQVLTNEKKKSSDTSPSAEAEDEKPFSEESAEAKEEEEVSPAADVIAEEAGTTGATFTYQQLQAKSDKPVKGIDFKRREAYLSEEEFKTVFGMEKEAFYKLPRWKQDLLKKKFNLF